The genome window tttccatttcttttCACATTCTCACAAACTCCATTATGCAACCCTCACCTGTCCTTGCACATATTACCATCTCCTTGCATAATCTATACAATTTCACCAGCAATTCCAAATTATATGTCTGCTGAGAAGCAGGGGCGAGAAATTCACCTGTCCACACGGATTTCTAACttttaatacataaattaatgctttaagcaaaatacaaaagcaatCCACGACATTAAAAAGATAAAGACCTGCACACACAGTCCAGGTATGCATTCAGATTCCACCTGCAGTTGAACAACATTTCAAAAGCAACATATAATAATCCCATCAACATTTTTGGATACGCTTTGCAAATGAATTGTACCGCGGCCGCGTTCAATAAGTGAGCGGCAAAGGCGACCAAAAACTAAACTCAAGCTGACCAGAGGAGCGGGAACGATAATGGGAATGGGTGCGGGAGCGGTAGCGGGAGCGGGAACAAGATCAAGAACGGGCCACAAAGCGtggataataataatgtggAACCGAAAATGAGCTGGGATCGGTCAGGACTGACGACTGGCAACCGGCGACGGGCGACTGGCGACGACTTCCACTTCGACTACAGACTGTGAAGTTCTGCATTTGCACCTGCAACGGTTGCTGCAGAAATTTTGATGAGCCGTGCGTGgcttataattaaattgaagttgTAGATACAATTTGATATCAGCGCCGTTGCGCTACATAAAACTTACATATGTTGGAATGTTCAAATGTATGGATGTCggttaaaaattgtataataatgGCTAAGCGCGAGTTTTAAATGCCTCTGCCCTGGCATTTACATTTCTCGCGATGGTTTAATGTGAAAGGAACTAAAAAGGAAGATGCCgaaaacacacactcataaaTGTCGTCATATTTGAACAAACTGTAACACAGCGTAGTAAATTACCTTCTTTTTCACATAATACTAAATGCGtgaaatcataaaatatattaaaaagtattatCTACCCTCCCTCGTcttattattaatgtttttgttCTAACATtgaatgcttttaattatttttactatCTGTAATAGTTCTGGATAAGAATAGTTATATCTCAGTAAAATAACGTGTTTATACATtactgaaataaaatatattaagtgtTATCTGTCCTCCCGCTTCAGCTCGatcattaaatacatttaatgaCTCTAACAATCAGTAATAGCTTGGCTAAATATTGTGGATAAGAAAATATCTCAACGATTAAAGTGCTCTTAGtattgttataaaatttaaaatattatatttttacatttttaaaaaatttacaaactctatattaaaatacctCAAATATGATAATCATTTTCaagttaaaaattaatttaatacaatcaagtaaataaacatactttttatataaacatagtatgtatatggtataagtatgtacatattcaACCATTTTCCATAACAATACCATACTTTTGTATGCAGCCGAAACTCTTTTATACCCACGCCGTAAGCAGATCGATCTCTCCAAGCAATCTCAAGCCTCTTAACAATTGAGCCGTTGTCATTTCTATTATAGACTTCATTTGACAGCTTATTTCGTTGCCTTacatttacattattatttttcgcAGTGAGGGAAAAACTGCAAATTTAATGTGCACTTcgaaaataaagcaaaaaaaaactgcataTAAATGCCGTTGTCATTGTcgaataaatcaaaattcacACACAAGCTCTCTTGGCCCAGTCGCGAttgtatgcaaaaaaaatcgaaacaaaaaagatgaaataaagaaaaaattccGCAGGTGGCCACAAACCAGCGGCAGCCGGACATTTGTCCGCTCAACGTTTCAAGTGTTTGTCTTTGCATCCAGTTGGACAAATTTACATGCGCGCCTTGCACACAATGagacagcagcggcagcagcagcggcagcaggtAGGCCCCGTTGGGCCTTCGAGTCTGGTCTGGACACTGTGGACAATGGCCACACGTCGATATTCAAAtagtttttacattttcttttcgtGTGCGTTATgttggctttgttgttgtgctctgCCTTAAGCACTGACAAGGCACACACACTTTTGGCACATTAAACGAACTGggtaaatatgttttaaatgagaaaaaaaggaaaaaaagaaacttgtACTCGTAAAGGATGCTTCATCGTGTGATTTCCGCTTTTGTAATGGTCATTATCCTTTATGCGTTTGTATGACAAACGGGCTGTACACAGCTGTAGGACAATTCGACTGATTCTCTGTGTGGGAGTCCCTCctattgttaaaaatattttgtaattaaagtaAGGTGGCCTTAAGCCCTGTGAGAGAGAGAATCAATCAACACAACACGAAGCATATAGCCAAAAAACCGTTGCCATCAACTCGAATGACATTTTTCGTTTAAATCCTTTGACAGCTAGCCAAGTGCATTGATCTGGTAGAGATAAACTCTTAAGCACAACCTTTGATTGACGTAGTAAAACCAATTTACCATGTACTTTTTTGCAACATTCCCATGCATATCTTAAACCGAAATCGCAGCGAAGGAAAAACAATAACATAGAAACATGGCATGCATATCATAATGGCCGCAACGATTTTcgattaatattcaaattcagGCTTATCGATACACTAATATATCAAAGTAGTCTGGAAAAGTTGATAACAACAAGCAATAGTTGTCCCTTTCTAACATCATAAAGCGAGGTAGcgaaaaaaattgcaaatccCAAATAAAACGCAATAACAAATCTCCCCCACACTCGCATCTAGCGTAGCGACAGAAGTGCCGTTGTAATTGCAGGCTGAGTGCAATGCATTTGCATGCTGCTGAATATGCAAAGGACACTTCAATTTTCGCAGCATAAAACTAAAAACGTAAAACGTTCAAACAACTCCGCATCCAAAAACAGCGCCACCTGGTCACACCTGGGTGCCGAACGCTCATTTGCATGCGAttgacagagacagacagagcgAAACGTTGTGGCGGGAGGAGCGGAATCAAAGTGCAATACGAATCAGCATAgaaaaacaaagacaacaaccaATTGACAGCAGATTTTTGTGTTACTCCATTTGGTGGCTGCGTGGAAACGGGAACGGAAAGCAAGGGGGAACGGGCTAATTAAAAGCACATCAAAAGCGCCAAATTTGCAtagcaaacgaaacgaaacgtagcaaaaattaaataaaaattgttagtttcacatttttttctcttgttcgttttcttttcacttttcattcTGCCAATGCCAAAAAGTTTTTTGATGAGCGACCGTTGTTGCTGGTAGAGACTGATGCGGGAAGGGTGAGGAGCTGAGCTTATGGTGGCAACACGCCCAATAAATGTCAGCATACAAAACTTTTGTTGgcaaactatttttataattaaacaagCGCAATCTGATTGCGATAAGTAGTCAAATGACTTACCAATTTCAAAAATGCGAATCTTCGACTGCCGCGAGCcataaattacacaaatattaaattttgcaacatgttgcaatTAGAACTGCCAGAAAAATGGCGGACACACAAAAGCACttcaaaaaaacataaaaataataacttagCTTAGTAAACGAAGATATCTTtcgatattattattattggatCACACGCTTTATAAAAAGTATTGATTAATTACTAGCACCAAAGCCCGAAATTAGTTTTATCCGCAATTTcacaatgcaaaaatataacgAGAAAAATTCAGTCGCAATAGTTCCGTTACTATAGAGCTGCCAATCTACTACAATTATTACAGACTATGGGCATGCGTACAAGGTTACTTTGAGCGATCCGCGTCCATAGTGACGTCACGAAAAGGTTCCTTATTATTAGAGCTGTCAATCTACTGCAATTTACTAAACTGATCGGAGTCCTTAGTGACGTCACGATTACACTCTTCAGAAAATAGGCTATCTTCGCCATTTTACACATTAAAATACGAGCGTTCGAAATGAAAgtctttaaataattatgttattttactatttacaGGTACAATGAGTTTATTCTATTGTTTTGCTTgtgcttgctgctgccgcaGCGGCTGCTTTCGTTGAATGATGCTTTGCCACCGCTTCTTGAGCTTTGCTAAGCTGAATGTAGCCTTCATGAGCACGTGATCGCAACTCGCTTTCAACGGATTTGTTTACCGATTTGGAAATAACCGCCTTGATTTTTTGTGTCTCATTAAATTTACCCTTCTTCGCTTGGATGGGTGCATCTGGAatcaaattatgaataaatGTAATCAATTGCACACAACTTATTGCCCATGCCGAAATACTCACTTGATCTACGGGTGAACGCTGCTTGTTTCTGctgttttttcttgttctgTATGGCAGCAGGCATTTTAGCCTTTTTAAATTTACCTTGTGGCATTATTGAAACGTTTAAGttgacaacaaaataaaacaaattgcctGCGCACGTTTTTAGAATTGTTTGGCAAACAGCTGATAGTAGAACAAAATCGATAGCACTACCTATCGATATTCCGCACGTTAATGTTTACATTTACTGTTACCGCAATTTTGAGTTGCTGTTAAATTACATAGCTCGGAATCTTGCTCCTCTCGTAgcgcaaaaattcaaattcaaatatgaaaaagagtcagcaataaataaaatgaaaacaaattgtcGATATggattatataaatttaatttttgatttcttaaGCAAATATACCGATAAGCTACCAACCGAGAACAGGGTGATTATTCGTTCAACGTATATTATTTGCCTG of Drosophila nasuta strain 15112-1781.00 chromosome 3, ASM2355853v1, whole genome shotgun sequence contains these proteins:
- the LOC132794348 gene encoding uncharacterized protein LOC132794348, translating into MPQGKFKKAKMPAAIQNKKKQQKQAAFTRRSNAPIQAKKGKFNETQKIKAVISKSVNKSVESELRSRAHEGYIQLSKAQEAVAKHHSTKAAAAAAASTSKTIE